DNA from Macadamia integrifolia cultivar HAES 741 chromosome 12, SCU_Mint_v3, whole genome shotgun sequence:
ACCCCAAGAGGATCACTCGATCCAAACTTGGCCCTTCAAGGTGTTCTACTGCTGTTTTCTTGAAGAATCTTCCAGTTTCCATATTTGAGGACCTGAAATCAAGTAAGTGCAGATCTTCCCAACAGCCAGCCAGCAATTGTCAGAGatcttttggggttttattCAGCACCCTAACTCCCCTAAGCGATCCAGGTTGGACTCCATCCTGACCTTCCTATCTCCAATGGCAGGTACCCCTTGTTCTACCCTAGCCGTAGGTCTAGTTCTGTCTGGGGGATCGATTTCTGCTATTGGGTTTTGCTGCTGATTTGTTCTTTGTTGTTCTAAGTAATTATCTGTGTTATTTTCTGGTTCTTGATCTTTTATTTCCTACTTCTATTTCTGTAATCTGTCAAGTCTATTTGAGGgttagatttgatttggtttgggcTGTAATATATTGGGAGTTTGTTGCCTTGtgtaacctacttctacattacaCAGTATCTCctcatcatcaattttcaccatcccaCTTTCAGTGCTATTgttactaaagttacacactatatactttatttttattctacttatcttaaaaccttttgattccaagacaaatctccataattccaactttgCATCTATCTCTACTTTTGTTTGATCtactaaaacaatatcatccgcaaaaagcatacaccaagacCAAGTGATGCAGAATTGAAGACATACGGCAAGAGGAACAAAATGCCTAGAAAAGGCCTATCGAGTAGGGGGCTGAGCTAGCCCACAGTTTTGGATTCTTATGtcttagttattttatttggtttggttcgatttcaaTTGGGTGAACCAATGGGTCAATTTAAGTTGTAATAGTTGTCTTATTCTTAGAAGATAAGCAACTAGTTAATTTCCCTTTTtgtcattagtttccttttaagttgTTTCTAATCTTTAGATTCTCTTGGACTGGGCAAACGATtgggagtttctattttgagacTTTCTGATTGGAGGGCTTGCCACTCTCTTTGTTTCACCAATAAATACAATACACAAGGCTCCCTTGGAGCAGAGCCACGATTTTGATGAACAAAAAACTTGTTGCTGCTGAATTGGTCATGTCTTATCATCGAGAAGATTATGAGATTGGCGTGTGATCTTATCAACTCACTACGGTGAGAAGCCCGAGAGGTTCCTTctatcttctattcttcttgttACATAGTTCTTCATCCATTCAAAGGTCTCAGTTGAAGCTCCAATCAATCTCAGATACACAGGTCAGTTTTAGGTTGTTACTTTCTATTTCTTATCTGGGTGTTTTCAAAGTTTCTTGTTCCCCAATCTACCATTCCCTTGACCTAACCGGCCACCTGATGACCTCAAATTTTTGGTCGAGTGTTACCCCCAAATAAAGTGAGGTTTGATCCAAATTTTATTCCATCAGACCAATGGTTGGTCTGTAATGAGAAATCTCCCTATTCTCCTCGATCTCAGTTTTGCCCAGATTTATGTATAATTTTTGGACTCAATTAACATTAGTTGGTCTGAATGTTTGACAACTGATCTTAGTATAGTTTTCCTCATCAAATCAGTCTTGTTCCTTTATTTCATCAGCTCCTTGATTCCTGTCTTCAATTCGGTtacagaaaaccctaaaatttgagATTGATTTGcttaatttcttttctattctcgGTCCTTATTTGCTGATCTGTTTGTTGAGTTCCTTTGtgctttgatttggttttttctAGTAAAGTATCCTGCAAATTTGGGGCTAGGTTGATTACTCAACCCTAAATCTACATTACCAAGGGTTCTGATCTTGAAGGTCTCTAGTCAACTAATATATAAAAGAGTGTCTCAGTCcacaaggctcctgctactgtagggtctggagggcaaatgtacgcagccttaccccctgctccGTACAAGAGGTTATGTAGTACTGTAAATGaaagactcaaaacagaacCAGGATAGGAGTAGGATCGATCAACAAAGAATAATTCAGTATTCTAGAGATGATTCAGATATAAACAGTGTAGGATCTGAGATATTAAAATAGCAGATAAATGGGAAATCAGGAAGAGTAACCGATAGGGGTAAATGTTAATTTCCAGATAAAAATACGGTTCAGAAATTAGGTAAGTTGTTCCCTCACTAATCACAGGTTTCAGAACAGTGGTTGATATCTAATAAAGAGAATAAATCAATAACCAAATTATCTCCAGATGCAACCATTGGAATAAGCCCACATTTGAATTGGATTCCAATTTAGGGTTCCAAAATGTATACTCAAAATTTCAGTTTGATCAAATGGCTGGTTTGCTTAATCTCAACAATCTCCTTGCATATGAATGACTAGAAAGGAGGATTTTAGTTGCAGAAATTTAAGAACAAGATTTACTTGATAATGGCAGAACTAGAAGATCAATAATTCCAAACCAGTAAATCAGCAAGAGAACGTGCACAAGAACAGTAAACAATTAACCCGGGTTTCCCATTGAAAGGTGTTGATTGGAATCCCTCCAATCCCAGAGCTTCTCACTCCTCACCGAGTCTAATAGCATGCATATTTTCTCAGCAGCAAAAGGCAGCAGCCAAATTCTCATTAATGAAATTCGTGTACAAGTTCGTAGCCCCTTACAGACTTTTATAAAAGAGTCAAAAACatactcaaacactaaaaaggaaatttcTAACCCAATCTTTAACTAATAAGGTAACATAaattgactaggaaactaaataatgaaagaaacaaactcaaaataGGACTGGACTTATAGAATCCTAATCCAGCCTAGTTAAAACaattaataacaattaaaataaagaaataaagacacTCACTTTACTAAATCCCGTATGCCTACCTtgtacccatattttaggcccatcaAAATGacatattacaaagaaaactcatgggatcgaAAACCCAACacctacataacccaacccaatgcTTATTTCTCATAAAATAAGACCTTTTAGTGACTTATCTGAAtcaagaggttgtttccaagttttgaacccaCAACTAACAGGTTGCAATATAGGCTCAAAGCTAATCCTTGATGTAATTAGGAATCCACTACCATGCCTCTCCCCCACAATTCTTACACTAGACATGAAACTATTATAAATACATTTAactatatccacatatttacttgaaagaCTTTTCTTCTCGCAACACTTACCAAATTAACTCAATAGAGACTATCATCAGTTTTTTCTTAGTCAATAAAGATCAAATGGAAATTCTTCTTACATTCTCTAAATCTTTCATAACCTTCTAAGCAAATAAATAGCTTATGTTGTTGATCTTCCTGGCACAAAACTGATTTAGTTATCTGAAATATTAGTTCTTGTCTCAAGCAAGTTTCAATTactctctcccataatttcatagtatggctCATAAGTTTATTCCTTTATTGTCATTACAGCTTTGAATatcaccttctttttttcttttttttttataaagatgATATTCACCTCCTATGGTCTTTCCTTCTCTATGTTGTAGACCAATGGTTTCGTATCACTTTACATCTACTCTAATTCCGACTAAACACCCCAATTGTAAATCCCTTTTTTAACttctttacattttattttacttcactttaccattgaaatttttattttacttcacaTATAACCAGATATAACCTAAAAGCAGTATAAGGAAAAAAACATATGCCATAAGGAGCTGTAACCCAAGTTACCCCACACTTAATCTACTGTGACGACATGCAAAATCACACAGAGAACTTCACTCCCTTGCCCTTAGAAACATAAATGTAAAGTAAATTCAAATGTCACACCTAATTAAACCATCTAATATAAGAGCTCACCGTCCTTTCTCATTTCTGGAAGCAATCCTGAAGCATGTCTTTCTACAATCTTCAAATAGCCATCAACCTCATGATCACGTACATTAAACAACACTATAGACCCATATTGAAAAACTACCATATAACAGCAGTCACTCCCACTTAAGCTAGCCTCTGATCCCTGAAATAGGTACTCAACATTCAGTTCAGCAAGACGTGCATGCAAATAAATTAGGCATTTCAGAAGAAACGGGAAAAATCAGCAGGTTCAGGGTACACAGTCAAGTAAATTGTACTTAAATTATTATCTTGTTTCTGAACAAGGATATTAATGAGAAGCCAATTTGTAATATTATACACTTTTAGGTAATAGTGAAACGAAATTACGTGCATAAATGTAGCATTCAGCAATCCTATCAGAAAGTAATGGAAAAAATACATAGATATGATATCTGTACACGGATAACAACAAGCCAAAGAAAGCATGAAATTTTGTAAGAAATAGTAGCATGTGGATCTTTATTTCTTACATTTTTCTGCTTTTAACACCAATATATCAGCTATTTGtcaataaattaagaaaaaactttCAACAAAGCCCAACACGACATAAGCTTTTAATACCAATACACGTAATTGAGGAGGCATTGAACATGAAAGAGTCATGAAAATTGAAGAATTAAGTTTGTCTAAGGAAAAAAACTCTTCTTAGCTTATTGAAATGTTCAGTGAACTGCTTAAGGtataaaaatttctattattgggGTAAATAATCACTGGTTAAAATTCCAATAATAAACTCtgattaaaattgaaatttcaagCTTTAACTGATAGAAGTGATCTCTCACAAACCAGGTCTTGAACCAGAAGGAGCACCCACTAACCACTACTGTTTgatcatcccccccccctctctttctttgttaTATTCTTTTTCCAAACCAGAGAGTGTTACATCTGTCCTTTGCATCATTCAGTATCACGCTCTTTTCTTTCACAATAAAGGAGGATGACATGTGAATGGTGGTAATGAATAAGCGACATATATGTCCAGCAAACCGTGAAAGCTTACTGGAATGTTCATAAGGCTGCTTAAGGTATAAAGTGTTGTTAGGGATGTTAACATGACCACAGTTGAAAATTTCAGCACACACTAGCATTtgaacccccaccccccacgcCCTCTCTTTGCTATTCCTTCTCCCAAACCAGGCAGCAACATATCTAAATTTTGCTTCTAAATTTGCTCCTTTATGCATCAAACTCTTTTCTCTATAGATATCATATATACCATTAACACCATTCGTATGTCATCCTCCCATGTAATGAAATTACGATATCTTTCCTGGTCCTTCTTATGCACAGGACATTTTGAGTTAATAAAAAAGGGTCAAATAcaatattcaaatctctttgacaTTTTCATAGAGAATCAACATGAATCAATGGTAATTCCTTAGGTAACTGTTCTCAAATGACAAAAACATTTCTAAGGGGTTGCGAAAGACTCACATCTGCATCAAATTTAGTGACTCCAAATCTTAGGACCACATAATTGGTCATACGAGAAGTAGGTGGAATAAAATTGGCTTTATTCTGATCAATTAAGCTTCTCAAATCAACACTGCATCAAAAGCACCATAAATTATTACGAAAAACATAACATTGTAAAAGATTAACATCAAGATAAGGTAAAAGATCGAAACCTAGTGGAGAAAAAATAAGCTCTAACAGGAATGGATGGCGTCGTCTCCCCCACGTTTACAACCTCATTTACTTTGCTGTTATATCCATCGCCAATCTCAGAGCACGAAACTGGTTCGTTCCAGTCCAATGTGCTTGCGGAAGGAGTTGATGAGAGGCATCGAACAGTAAAGAAAACAGCATGGTTATAACTGAAACTgtaatttctagggtttagtatCAAGGGAATAACATTTCTCTggagatttagggtttttgtagTGGAAAGACGATGAAGAAAGCCTGGAGACACGAGACAAGGGTTTGCGCGGGAGAATTGTCTAACAAGAGCCGAAACCGTTGATGAGTAAAGAGGAGGAGATAATCGAAGCATCGTCGTGCTCAAATGGTTGTAGATCGAACGGTTTCGCCACATTTTCATTTTAACATATTTTAGCTTCACCTCTTCTTTGCTACTGCTGTCGGTATTAGAACAGCTGAGATTTTCTGAACTTGCGAGGCAAAAAGAACAAGGGTGTGGAAtattgaaagagagaggaagCTCTGAGACCCTGAGTTAAGGGTAGCGATGTCATTTCGGTCAatacatgagagagagaatgcCCAGATAGTCAGAATAGTATTAAAATTGAGTGAAGAACCAACCTCGGGAGTTGCCTCGCTTCTTTAATTCGCCGATCAGGAATTGGGAAAATGAACACCCCACTTGCTGGTtgaccttccttttttttttttttcttatatcttAGGAAATATAACGaaacttttattaaaaaatattagtTCAGAGTTTTGTCACCCATGGTTAAGAGGGAGAACATCTTGGACTATGTTGATGATTGAACTCTCATAACCAGATTTATCATTAATTTTACCCCTTATCAGCGAATATCTAAAGTGCCTTTCCTAATTCAAATCATAGGAATAAGTTTTGATGAACAAATCAGGTTCACATATGAAAATGTTCTCGTACGTCTTTGGTTCGtgaatttagaatctattaaattaagagagagaaaatttattCTAAATTCACATACCAGGGGTCGTTCTcatacattctcgtacgtgaacctgatctgcTCTCCAAGTTTCGTGATTAAAGAGACTTTCTGATATATTTaaagcaaaattcaaattaCTTTTTTCAAaaggttttatttttctccCATAAGTTTTGAACTTAATATATTCCCATTATTATTTCTAGTAAATAAAAGTAGTGACAAGTATTTAGACCTGCATTTGTTGTGGAAAAGAGTCAAGTGGGTTAAAATAATCTAATGAGAATTATAAGTATAGGTTTTTAGGAAATAAAATGCTCATTGTACTCTATTGTTTAGGGGGTTTGTTTTCTCATCCGCACGCAAGGTGATATAATGCgtttatatgtgtgtgtgtgtgtgtgtttttttttttttttttttcggtaaccAAAATTAATGTTGGAAAATCTTTCGCCAATGTCATATGATTTTTGTTTGTTGAGAGTCGTCCAATGAATCACCAACGTCACCAATATTTTGTTATATGTCATCCATATTGCATCAGGTGTGAATAACAACTAGTTTTTGGTGTCTTCTCACTCCGAGAACACTCCTTGAGACATTTTATAGGTGTTTTCAAGGGTATCATTAACCATAACAAGAGTCCAAGGTAGTGTTGATTGTTCAACATTGACCATGCTAGTTTACATAGCCATGATGTGATGGGGATTTTACTAATCTCACACCCCAATATGAAAACAACATTCATAATCCATTGGCATTGACAAACCCGCAAAACATATATATGTGGAATGGGGAAACTAAAATAGACAACTAATTAGATTGTTATGCTGATGAAGCTCACATGGTCTATGAGGTTAGTATTTTTGTTATGGTTGTACCTCTTGTCTTGATAAACTTATTAGGTTGACCCTGTCGCTTTTAAATCATTTTGATagatttcatagaaaaaggagggaggggggggaCCACAACATTTGATGATTATATATTTCGGTCTTAGAGGTTAGAAAATGTGAAAAAGCAAATCTTCAGATGGAAACCTACTTCATATTTTTATGTAACTTAAGATTTAAAGAGTAATAAGTAAAATGATAGTTATTCAGGCACACAAGCCAATTGCGTAATTtcctatattttcattttctctatACCAATCCATAATGATTCACATTTTTATGTAATTTGGACACCTTTGAAATCTTATTAAGACATTAATTCACTTGAATTGCATTGCCATCCATCTATAATGCCttataaaattataataaataaaatctcataTAAAGCAACTAAGGTATGCAACATACTTTCATTAGTGAAGGGAACTTATTGAGGAACAAATAACTACGTTTTAAAACATgcttttgcatattttgaagatTTGATGCAAAAGAATGATGCAATCTTTGTCCCAGGTTATACATAACATTTTACTATGGTTGTGTTTGACATGCATTCTCATCATAGATTTTAGGCCTATAACACATCACGAAACCCACCTCTTCTCTATTGGTATCGCTTCATAATGTACCACGCATACATacgaggggggggggaatgaacCATGCATATCAAATGCAACCATTATGTATATAATTGATAATAATTCAACCAACTCAATGTTGTATGACATATACTATTTATTAGACCACAAAATGTTGGCAAAGTTcattaccaacaaaaaaaaaaaatgtttgcaaAGTTTTTTTGGATATCTAAACATAATCTCTACTCacctctcactttttttttttgtttaaatactATTTCGTTCCATCGAGAATATCCATTTTGGTcccccttcccccacccccataACATTAGTCTATTTCAATGATATTGTAGATTATAAGAAACATGGCGTCCATGTTGCGAATGATGGGAAAACTTGAAAATAATTTAAGAGAAAACctatgaaatcaaaatcaagttCTTTCTATGTGGTCTACTGAGGATTAAAGTACTGGTATTAGCTGTCATATCGGTCGGATCAATTTAAGATTCGTATATGAGGGTATTGTATCATATcgaagatatgctaaagatcaatgattaaagtatcgatatcgatcGCCATATCGATCgattaaatttaatatacatATCGGAGtgatatcgtatcgtatcaga
Protein-coding regions in this window:
- the LOC122058359 gene encoding protein RETARDED ROOT GROWTH-LIKE-like, with protein sequence MKMWRNRSIYNHLSTTMLRLSPPLYSSTVSALVRQFSRANPCLVSPGFLHRLSTTKTLNLQRNVIPLILNPRNYSFSYNHAVFFTVRCLSSTPSASTLDWNEPVSCSEIGDGYNSKVNEVVNVGETTPSIPVRAYFFSTSVDLRSLIDQNKANFIPPTSRMTNYVVLRFGVTKFDADGSEASLSGSDCCYMVVFQYGSIVLFNVRDHEVDGYLKIVERHASGLLPEMRKDEYEVREKPTLNTWMHGGLDYIMLQHLNIDGIRTIGSVLGQSIALDYYVRQVDGMVAEFTDINRGMEKTGTFTMERKKLFQLVGKANSNLADVILKLGLFERSDIAWKDAKFAQIWEFLRDEFELTQRFASLDFKLKFVEHNIRFLQEILQNRKSDFLEWLIIILIGAEILISVYDIAHKSL